In Bacillus sp. SM2101, a single genomic region encodes these proteins:
- a CDS encoding DUF86 domain-containing protein, whose product MYFVDRQKIEVTLVFLDNHVQLFESKQTFNGQIEQLALERIVHIMIESVLDVGNLIIDGFIMRDPGSYEDIIDILIDEKVVSNDDGEALKNIIRYRKMVVHDYLHINHKQLIAEVQKNIACIKTFSSSVLNYLANELGPVSAFRSER is encoded by the coding sequence ATGTATTTTGTTGATAGACAAAAAATAGAAGTAACATTAGTCTTTTTAGATAATCATGTGCAATTATTTGAAAGTAAACAAACATTCAATGGACAAATTGAACAATTAGCATTGGAACGAATAGTACATATTATGATTGAGTCGGTGCTAGATGTAGGAAATTTAATCATTGATGGATTCATTATGCGAGATCCAGGAAGTTATGAAGATATAATAGATATATTAATTGATGAAAAGGTCGTTTCAAATGATGATGGTGAGGCACTTAAAAATATAATTCGTTACCGTAAAATGGTTGTCCATGATTATTTACATATAAACCATAAACAATTAATAGCTGAAGTACAGAAAAACATAGCCTGTATTAAAACATTTTCGTCGTCTGTTCTAAACTATTTAGCTAATGAATTAGGTCCAGTATCAGCATTTAGAAGTGAACGATAG
- a CDS encoding YhcN/YlaJ family sporulation lipoprotein → MNKTMILLVSISSAFYLTACATNAGEKQALYERNGTTVNVTDRNDLYNETNLRNDREPTRYGYVRHQKNPIPGKDTSYDQMAKLDKEQAADVIGKLCTQLPNVSDVATLVTDEEVLIAYETESDDRDLIAEQVKRTATSVVPGYYDIIVADNLEISKEIERYGALDASNSSIDKSLRETIKKMLTYPQGTDFNSNKLKDQDMMSK, encoded by the coding sequence TTGAACAAAACGATGATACTGCTAGTCAGCATATCGAGTGCTTTTTATTTAACAGCTTGTGCAACCAATGCAGGAGAAAAACAAGCACTTTATGAAAGAAACGGTACAACAGTTAATGTTACAGATCGCAACGATTTATATAATGAAACAAACTTGAGAAACGATAGAGAGCCTACTCGTTATGGATATGTGAGACATCAGAAAAACCCTATACCTGGAAAAGATACATCATATGATCAGATGGCTAAATTAGACAAAGAACAAGCAGCTGACGTAATTGGAAAGTTATGCACTCAGCTACCGAACGTTTCAGATGTAGCCACACTCGTCACTGATGAAGAAGTATTAATCGCTTATGAAACTGAATCAGATGATAGAGACTTGATTGCCGAGCAAGTAAAGAGAACTGCAACATCAGTTGTTCCAGGCTACTACGATATTATTGTTGCAGATAATCTAGAAATAAGCAAAGAAATTGAAAGGTATGGAGCCTTGGATGCATCTAATAGTAGTATCGATAAATCACTTAGAGAAACCATTAAGAAAATGTTGACATATCCTCAAGGAACAGACTTTAATTCAAACAAATTGAAAGATCAAGACATGATGTCAAAATAA
- a CDS encoding DUF3055 domain-containing protein, producing the protein MSERFFLYDETAQTTTRFVSFMGEHQRFDLAIIKSDKYYGKHLVLNLLSNKFAIIGQDDLDEPGFLEGAYQLSEEDAHELRSFLEEIV; encoded by the coding sequence ATGAGTGAACGTTTCTTTTTATATGATGAAACTGCACAAACAACGACAAGATTTGTGAGCTTCATGGGAGAGCATCAACGTTTTGATTTGGCAATTATTAAATCAGATAAATATTACGGTAAGCACCTTGTCTTAAACTTACTAAGTAATAAATTTGCTATTATAGGTCAAGACGATTTGGATGAACCTGGGTTTCTTGAGGGGGCTTATCAGCTTAGTGAAGAAGACGCACATGAATTGCGCTCATTTTTAGAAGAGATTGTATAA
- a CDS encoding YutD family protein yields the protein MICINNHCFELVENIKDGFKEEDFRARYSDILNKYDYIVGDWGYNQLRLRGFFEDQNQKATFDTKISSISEYLFEYCNFGCAYFVLRKVKNKKK from the coding sequence ATGATTTGTATTAATAACCATTGTTTTGAATTAGTTGAAAATATAAAAGATGGGTTTAAAGAAGAGGATTTCCGAGCAAGATATTCAGATATTTTAAATAAGTATGACTACATAGTAGGGGATTGGGGCTATAATCAATTAAGGTTACGAGGCTTTTTTGAAGATCAAAATCAAAAAGCAACATTTGATACAAAGATTAGTTCAATCTCAGAGTATTTATTTGAATATTGTAATTTTGGCTGTGCGTATTTTGTCTTGCGAAAAGTGAAGAATAAAAAAAAGTAA
- a CDS encoding cytosolic protein, whose translation MNNNKNESYSDFNNVEAMKNYIVPEQLPEGPYGSPRGQEEQVENKSSSWEPNQRYYSAFNYEVKSLHHDIPRKFPGAHPPHDK comes from the coding sequence ATGAATAATAATAAGAATGAATCTTACTCAGATTTTAATAATGTTGAAGCAATGAAAAATTATATAGTTCCAGAACAACTCCCTGAAGGCCCTTATGGCTCACCTCGGGGACAAGAAGAGCAAGTTGAGAATAAAAGCTCCTCATGGGAGCCAAATCAACGATATTATAGTGCTTTTAACTATGAGGTTAAATCACTACATCATGATATTCCTCGCAAATTTCCTGGTGCACACCCTCCACATGACAAATAA
- the lipA gene encoding lipoyl synthase, with translation MANKQEYKRKPEWLKIKLNTNENYTGLKKMMREKKLHTVCEEAKCPNIHECWAERRTATFMILGDICTRACRFCAVKTGLPTELDWQEPERVADSVQLMNLKHVVVTAVARDDLKDGGSEVFAETVRAIRRKSPLTSIEVLPSDMGGKYDNLKTLMDARPDILNHNIETVKRLSDRVRARAKYERSLEFLRRAKEMQPDIPTKSSIMIGLGETKEDLIEAMDDLRENQVDILTIGQYLQPSKSHLPVVKYYHPDEFAEFKEIALSKGFSHCESGPLVRSSYHADEQVSAAAKKAQEA, from the coding sequence ATACGAACGAAAATTATACAGGCCTTAAAAAAATGATGCGAGAAAAGAAGCTACATACTGTATGTGAAGAAGCGAAGTGCCCAAATATACACGAATGTTGGGCTGAGCGAAGAACGGCGACATTTATGATTTTAGGAGATATATGTACGAGAGCGTGTCGTTTTTGTGCAGTAAAAACAGGCTTGCCTACAGAGCTTGACTGGCAAGAGCCTGAACGTGTTGCTGATTCTGTCCAGTTAATGAATTTAAAGCATGTGGTCGTTACAGCTGTTGCACGTGATGATTTAAAAGATGGTGGAAGTGAAGTGTTTGCAGAAACTGTTCGGGCTATTAGAAGGAAAAGCCCACTTACATCTATAGAGGTGCTCCCTTCCGATATGGGAGGAAAATATGATAATTTGAAAACATTAATGGATGCACGTCCCGATATATTAAATCATAACATTGAAACAGTTAAGCGATTATCGGATCGAGTAAGGGCTAGAGCAAAATATGAGCGTTCTTTAGAATTTTTAAGAAGAGCGAAAGAAATGCAGCCAGATATTCCAACTAAGTCAAGTATTATGATTGGCTTAGGTGAAACGAAGGAAGATCTTATAGAGGCTATGGATGATTTACGAGAAAATCAAGTTGATATTCTTACAATTGGGCAATATTTACAACCTTCTAAGAGTCATTTACCTGTTGTGAAATATTATCACCCTGATGAATTTGCTGAATTTAAAGAAATTGCGTTAAGTAAAGGCTTTAGTCATTGTGAGTCTGGTCCGCTTGTTCGCTCTTCATATCATGCCGATGAACAAGTTAGTGCAGCTGCAAAGAAAGCGCAGGAAGCATAA